One region of Desulforegula conservatrix Mb1Pa genomic DNA includes:
- the gyrB gene encoding DNA topoisomerase (ATP-hydrolyzing) subunit B has protein sequence MTNQDIQNYSAENIKVLEGLEAVRKRPSMYIGNVDTEGLHHLVYEVVDNSIDEAMAGFCDRIHIIIHTDNSVSVVDNGRGIPVDMHEKEQKPAAEVVLTTLHAGGKFEGESYKVSGGLHGVGISVVNALSSHLELLIYKNGNIYRQTFEKGIKATELTIIGTTDLNGTKVHFKPDTTIMNHDNFSFEVLSRRMRELAFLNRGVRIIIEDERSDEKHDFYYEGGLVEFVNYLNQHHNAIHDAILISGNRNDIQVEVAIQYNETYQENIYSFANNINTIEGGSHLSGFKGALTRSLNAYSTSDNMPKNMQVKISGDDVREGLTTVISIRIKDPQFEGQTKTKLGNSEVKGIVESLVNEKLTEYLEENPSTAKKIITKAVEAARVRDAAKRARDLARSKSSLFDGTLPGKLADCQSSKPEEKELFLVEGDSAGGSAKQGRDRKFQAILPLKGKILNVEKARFDKILKSEEIKNIITVLGTGPAGEEYEIDKVKYHKIVIMTDADVDGSHIRTLLLTFFYRQMPQIIEKGYLYIAQPPLYRISKGKTGVYLKDDRSYREHLIRKASDTLKVETSEGIELFGTELYTYLMDLADYLNSLAVMERRGYNSEVAEILLANTVTTKERLANREVMEKARGQIISAGYEAKELFWNEDRQIFEIEVMPGQSVTSDATKTTYQSFKVGRSFIYSPEYQACIPLKLKISSFGTAFTVIAGEKVTDRTTITGRKELFQFIMEESKRGLTVQRYKGLGEMNPDQLWETTMNPEQRTMLQVKVEDAVESDRIFSLLMGDEVEPRRNFIVQHALEVTSLDY, from the coding sequence ATGACAAACCAGGATATTCAAAACTACAGCGCAGAAAACATCAAGGTTCTTGAAGGACTCGAAGCAGTCCGCAAAAGACCTTCCATGTATATAGGAAACGTTGATACCGAGGGTCTCCATCACTTGGTCTATGAAGTAGTTGACAACAGCATCGACGAGGCAATGGCCGGATTCTGCGACAGAATACACATAATAATCCATACGGACAATTCGGTGTCAGTCGTGGATAATGGCAGAGGCATCCCGGTTGACATGCATGAGAAGGAACAAAAACCAGCTGCTGAAGTCGTTCTGACGACACTTCACGCAGGCGGGAAATTCGAAGGCGAATCCTACAAGGTATCAGGAGGGCTTCATGGTGTTGGTATCTCAGTTGTAAACGCCCTTTCATCCCACTTAGAACTGCTTATTTACAAAAATGGCAACATATACAGGCAGACCTTCGAAAAAGGCATTAAAGCGACAGAGCTGACGATAATCGGGACAACAGATCTGAATGGAACAAAGGTTCATTTCAAGCCAGACACAACAATAATGAACCACGACAATTTTTCATTCGAGGTTTTATCCCGCAGAATGAGGGAATTGGCCTTCCTAAACAGGGGTGTAAGAATAATAATAGAAGATGAGCGAAGCGATGAAAAGCATGACTTCTATTATGAGGGCGGACTTGTTGAATTCGTCAACTATCTGAATCAGCATCATAATGCAATACACGACGCCATCCTCATATCCGGCAACAGAAATGATATCCAGGTGGAGGTTGCGATTCAGTACAACGAAACCTACCAGGAAAACATCTACTCATTTGCCAATAATATCAATACAATAGAAGGCGGAAGCCATCTCAGCGGATTCAAGGGCGCTCTGACAAGATCTCTTAATGCATATTCCACCAGCGACAACATGCCCAAAAACATGCAGGTAAAAATAAGCGGGGATGATGTCCGCGAAGGTCTTACCACCGTAATAAGCATAAGAATAAAAGATCCACAGTTCGAAGGCCAGACAAAGACCAAGCTCGGCAACAGCGAAGTAAAGGGTATAGTAGAATCTCTGGTCAACGAAAAACTGACTGAATACCTCGAGGAAAACCCTTCCACAGCCAAAAAAATCATCACCAAGGCAGTTGAAGCCGCACGTGTAAGAGACGCCGCAAAAAGAGCCAGAGATCTCGCCCGCAGCAAGAGCTCTCTGTTTGACGGAACCCTCCCGGGCAAGCTCGCTGATTGTCAGTCATCAAAGCCCGAAGAAAAAGAGCTTTTCCTCGTCGAAGGTGACTCTGCCGGAGGCTCGGCCAAACAGGGCAGAGACAGAAAATTTCAGGCCATACTTCCGCTTAAGGGTAAAATTCTGAACGTCGAAAAAGCAAGGTTCGACAAAATACTAAAGAGCGAGGAAATCAAGAACATCATCACAGTGCTTGGCACAGGCCCTGCTGGTGAAGAGTATGAAATTGACAAGGTCAAATATCACAAAATAGTAATCATGACAGATGCGGACGTTGATGGCTCGCATATCAGAACCCTTCTTCTTACATTTTTCTACAGGCAGATGCCCCAGATAATAGAAAAAGGTTATCTGTATATTGCCCAGCCGCCTCTCTACAGAATCAGCAAGGGCAAGACAGGCGTATACCTCAAGGATGACAGATCATACAGAGAGCACCTCATCAGAAAGGCAAGCGATACCCTGAAGGTGGAAACATCAGAAGGTATAGAGCTATTTGGAACCGAGCTTTACACATATCTCATGGATCTTGCCGACTATCTGAACAGCCTGGCAGTTATGGAAAGACGCGGATACAATTCTGAGGTCGCGGAAATCCTGCTCGCAAACACAGTAACCACCAAGGAGCGCCTTGCAAACAGAGAAGTCATGGAAAAGGCCAGAGGGCAGATAATCAGCGCGGGCTATGAAGCAAAAGAACTGTTCTGGAATGAGGACAGGCAGATATTTGAAATAGAGGTAATGCCAGGACAATCAGTCACGAGCGACGCCACCAAGACAACATATCAGTCATTCAAGGTCGGAAGAAGTTTCATATATTCCCCTGAATACCAAGCCTGCATTCCGCTCAAGCTCAAGATATCTTCATTCGGGACTGCCTTCACAGTCATAGCCGGAGAAAAGGTGACGGACAGAACCACCATAACCGGCAGAAAGGAATTGTTCCAGTTCATCATGGAAGAAAGCAAAAGAGGCCTCACTGTCCAGAGATACAAAGGTCTAGGAGAAATGAACCCTGACCAGCTATGGGAAACCACCATGAATCCTGAACAGAGAACCATGCTCCAGGTCAAGGTGGAGGACGCTGTCGAAAGCGACAGAATCTTTTCACTCCTCATGGGCGATGAGGTCGAACCAAGAAGAAATTTCATAGTCCAGCACGCACTCGAAGTAACATCCCTGGATTACTGA
- a CDS encoding DUF2971 domain-containing protein codes for MEDSKKASGELLELFRANMLDNQALWIKRRSNLKIYCVSKSKTGTPDNLLLWAHYAYKHMGAVIQHRCLKEQEMTDFGVFQVDYKKEMPIIADLNEYVKHFTGQKKLDFDNLAIKFARTKSDHWEYENEWRYIKYDITNSNAEFENVSIDPNKIEAIYFGCKMDEKELIEIKNLISGDFSHVKLFQAHQHTKFYKLEFLPIN; via the coding sequence ATGGAAGATAGCAAGAAAGCTTCCGGTGAACTGCTAGAACTTTTTAGAGCCAATATGCTTGACAATCAAGCTCTATGGATAAAAAGAAGATCTAATTTAAAAATTTATTGTGTATCCAAATCTAAAACCGGCACTCCTGACAACCTTTTGCTGTGGGCACATTATGCGTACAAGCATATGGGCGCTGTTATTCAGCATAGATGCCTTAAAGAACAAGAAATGACTGATTTTGGAGTTTTCCAGGTTGATTATAAAAAAGAAATGCCAATTATTGCTGACCTTAACGAGTATGTGAAACACTTTACAGGTCAAAAGAAATTGGATTTTGATAATCTTGCTATAAAATTTGCCAGGACTAAAAGCGATCATTGGGAATACGAAAATGAATGGCGCTATATTAAATATGATATAACTAATAGCAATGCAGAATTTGAAAATGTCAGTATCGATCCGAATAAAATTGAGGCCATATATTTTGGCTGCAAAATGGACGAAAAAGAACTAATTGAAATTAAAAATTTAATTTCAGGAGATTTTTCTCATGTTAAGCTGTTTCAAGCGCATCAGCACACTAAATTTTATAAGCTCGAATTTCTACCAATTAATTAA
- a CDS encoding zinc ribbon domain-containing protein gives MKKCPFCAEDIQDEAIKCRHCGEFLDAPLSGRVPEGTMKWYFKKPFIIFAVCSVGPLALPLIWWRPETSKAWKAGLSIIILVLSWILFQSTMESIRIMQDYYNLIQGL, from the coding sequence ATGAAAAAATGTCCGTTCTGTGCAGAAGATATTCAGGATGAAGCCATAAAATGCAGGCATTGCGGGGAATTTCTGGACGCGCCTTTGTCAGGGAGGGTTCCTGAAGGAACGATGAAATGGTATTTCAAAAAACCGTTCATAATATTTGCTGTCTGTTCTGTGGGGCCTCTTGCACTGCCGCTGATATGGTGGAGGCCTGAAACATCAAAGGCCTGGAAGGCGGGATTAAGCATAATAATTCTTGTTTTAAGCTGGATCCTGTTCCAGAGCACCATGGAATCAATACGTATAATGCAGGATTATTACAATCTGATCCAGGGTCTTTAA
- a CDS encoding PAS domain-containing protein, producing the protein MELSREEYKLLVEKAPIMIWRSDLSMGCDYFNEIWLNFTGRSMEQEVGNGWAEGVHPDDFDRCLKIYTDNFAKRESFEMFYRLRRSDGAYRWIFDRGVPFSDLDGAFKGFIGSCIDVTERIEAQNALDKACQAEIKTLRGFLPICSYCKKIRNDKNYWEQLEIYIGEHSDASFTHGICPDCATKIMGEFE; encoded by the coding sequence ATGGAACTCTCCCGAGAGGAATACAAGCTCCTTGTGGAAAAAGCACCCATAATGATCTGGCGATCTGATCTCAGCATGGGGTGCGATTATTTCAATGAGATCTGGCTTAATTTCACTGGCAGATCCATGGAACAGGAAGTCGGAAACGGCTGGGCAGAAGGCGTTCACCCAGATGATTTTGACAGATGCCTCAAGATTTACACTGATAATTTTGCAAAAAGAGAATCATTTGAAATGTTTTACAGGCTCCGCAGATCAGACGGAGCGTACAGATGGATATTCGACAGGGGAGTTCCATTTTCTGATTTGGACGGTGCTTTCAAAGGCTTTATAGGAAGCTGCATAGATGTGACAGAAAGGATAGAAGCTCAAAATGCCCTGGACAAAGCCTGCCAGGCTGAAATTAAAACACTGCGCGGATTTCTACCCATATGTTCTTATTGTAAAAAAATACGAAATGACAAAAATTACTGGGAGCAGCTCGAAATATATATAGGCGAGCATTCGGATGCTTCTTTTACGCACGGGATATGTCCTGACTGCGCCACAAAAATCATGGGAGAGTTTGAATAA
- a CDS encoding STAS domain-containing protein yields MSEIIKHDDEIIVRPGRDIVASIAAGLKEELLSIVQDAPAMVTIDLEGVEMVDSIGIGVIIATHNSLQKSAKALRIINTSKEIFDLFSAMRLDKHFPVACKE; encoded by the coding sequence ATGAGCGAAATCATAAAGCATGATGATGAAATAATAGTGCGTCCCGGAAGAGATATCGTAGCGTCAATTGCAGCCGGGCTTAAAGAAGAGCTCCTCTCAATTGTACAGGATGCTCCGGCTATGGTCACAATTGACCTTGAGGGAGTCGAAATGGTTGATTCCATTGGAATAGGAGTCATAATAGCCACCCATAATTCTCTCCAGAAAAGTGCCAAAGCTCTCAGAATAATAAATACTTCAAAGGAAATCTTTGATCTATTCAGCGCCATGAGACTCGACAAGCACTTCCCTGTTGCGTGCAAAGAATAG